In Arctopsyche grandis isolate Sample6627 chromosome 13, ASM5162203v2, whole genome shotgun sequence, one DNA window encodes the following:
- the LOC143920802 gene encoding uncharacterized protein LOC143920802 encodes MKIKMDVIQNVVIEMRPRLCSCNVVIITNPGFAEKYHLKVSVRPNYIIVNYTDYQTTKKKSLPKRRRSMRTDSSSSYESYSDSEEESYSYSKFINITSHCKLIPSSLSSLKIEDNFISFRILTEPIGPNSSGTFFNEVFNDSTSNVPVDDGDRNFCLVEKLSIFLKKSVKVKLQCSNCSNDMFKIKNNECDDAAAALSFNRILELPSDNLDMSEWFCHKHDHGNESGETLAPSETDVYYGLYYFLVNAFNIKQSLVDFNKKRNIVHCERCFSWLGVKLHDSTCFQFWDSCVKFVENIDSENKSTRVFRFFHRVAQPETANVALSNFICLIKYAIKNTVIDSMTSTCKIMFECKMTSDSIKCILVWIMDRNLDILKTKSYVEGDNQNEIKLDRVLTSKLLYKIDDNSEMVKNWSNDSLVQSFDISKDMFLEGSKHLSEMSCYIPHSFRNTNDFFVSYLKI; translated from the exons ATGAAAATCAAAATGGACGTTATACAAAATGTGGTGATTGAGATGCGTCCTCGTTTGTGCTCTTGTAATGTCGTAATTATAACGAATCCAGGATTCGCAGAAAAGTATCACTTGAAAGTGAGCGTTCGTCCCAATTATATTATAGTGAATTATACCGACTACCAAACGACAAAGAAAAAAAGTTTGCCAAAGCGACGAAGGAGCATGAGAACCGACTCCAGTTCTAGTTATGAAAGCTATTCAGATAGTGAAGAAGAGTCTTATTCGTATtccaaatttattaatattacatccCACTGCAAATTGATACCTAGTTCTCTCTCTTCGTTGAAAATAGAAGACAATTTTATATCGTTCAGAATTTTAACCGAACCAATCGGGCCAAATTCTTCCGGTACATTTTTCAATGAAGTTTTTAATGATAGTACAAGTAATGTTCCTGTTGACGACGGTGATAGAAATTTTTGTCTAGTTGAAAAATTAtctattttcttaaaaaaatctgTTAAAGTTAAACTACAATGTTCAAATTGCTCGAAtgatatgtttaaaattaaaaataacgaaTGTGATGATGCGGCGGCGGCGCTGTCGTTCAATAGAATTTTAGAATTGCCTTCTGACAATCTAGATATGTCCGAATGGTTTTGTCATAAACATGATCATGGAAATGAGAGTGGTGAAA cACTCGCTCCTTCTGAAACTGATGTTTATTACggactttattattttttagtaaatgccTTCAATATAAAGCAGTCCCTAgttgatttcaataaaaaaaggaaCATAGTTCATTGTGAGAGATGTTTCTCTTGGTTAGGAGTAAAGTTACACGACTCTACTTGTTTTCAATTTTGGGATTCTTGTGTGAAGTTTGTTGAAAATATCGATAGCGAAAATAAATCAACTCGAGTATTTCGTTTCTTTCACCGAGTTGCTCAACCCGAAACCGCCAATGTAGCTTTGAGCAATTTTATATGCCTCATTAAATATGCTATAAAAAATACGGTTATCGATTCTATGACATCAACTTGTAAAATCATGTTCGAGTGTAAAATGACAAGCGACAGTATCAAATGTATCCTCGTTTGGATTATGGACAGGAATCTCGATATATTAAAGACAAAGTCGTATGTCGAAGGTGATAATCAAAATGAGATTAAACTTGACCGAGTATTAACTAGTaaattgttatataaaattgatgaCAATTCAGAGATGGTCAAGAATTGGTCCAACGATTCTCTAGTTCAGTCGTTTGATATTTCTAAAGATATGTTTTTAGAAGGCAGCAAACATCTATCTGAAATGTCGTGTTACATTCCTCATAGCTTTAGGAACACAAATGACTTTTTTGTATCTTATTTAAAGATTTAA